In the genome of Nocardioides seonyuensis, one region contains:
- a CDS encoding oxygenase MpaB family protein, whose product MSAIESVRDRVGEELFRLVAGPDGQRRREFVHGSPGPRWFDPDSPIGRVHGDASMFVGGIRAIMLQSLHPAAMQGVAEHSGYRGDMWGRLAQIANFIAITTFGTERHAEQAIAAVRRAHESVTGTMPDGTPYEANDPHLLGWVHAAEVESFLLAHEVHGHRPLTAAEQDAYVEQTARVARRLGVTEPPTSRASLDATLATYRPELAGTDHARDAIRFLIREPDLPLAARPPYLSLVGAAVALMPAWTRAELALAPPRRITDRTATAVGGGATRLVRWAMSPGHAHARRLQQAAGS is encoded by the coding sequence GTGAGCGCCATCGAGAGCGTGCGTGACCGGGTCGGCGAGGAGCTCTTCCGCCTCGTGGCCGGCCCGGACGGGCAGCGGCGGCGCGAGTTCGTGCACGGGTCGCCCGGGCCACGGTGGTTCGACCCCGACTCACCCATCGGGCGGGTTCACGGCGACGCCTCCATGTTCGTCGGCGGCATCCGCGCGATCATGCTGCAGTCCCTCCACCCCGCGGCGATGCAGGGGGTGGCCGAGCATTCCGGCTACCGCGGGGACATGTGGGGCCGACTGGCCCAGATCGCCAACTTCATCGCGATCACGACCTTCGGCACCGAGCGCCACGCCGAGCAGGCCATCGCCGCGGTGCGCCGCGCGCACGAGTCGGTGACGGGCACGATGCCCGACGGCACCCCCTACGAGGCCAACGACCCCCACCTCCTCGGGTGGGTGCATGCCGCCGAGGTCGAGAGCTTCCTGCTCGCGCACGAGGTGCACGGGCACCGACCCCTCACAGCCGCCGAGCAGGACGCCTACGTCGAGCAGACCGCACGGGTGGCCCGACGTCTGGGGGTCACCGAGCCGCCCACGAGCAGGGCGTCCCTGGATGCCACCCTTGCGACGTACCGCCCCGAGCTGGCGGGCACCGACCATGCGCGCGACGCGATCCGGTTCCTGATCCGCGAACCCGACCTACCGCTGGCCGCGCGGCCCCCCTACCTCTCGCTCGTCGGTGCCGCCGTCGCCCTGATGCCGGCCTGGACGCGCGCCGAGCTCGCGCTGGCCCCGCCGCGCCGGATCACCGACCGTACGGCGACAGCAGTGGGGGGCGGCGCCACCCGCCTCGTCCGGTGGGCGATGTCACCGGGTCACGCGCACGCCCGTCGGTTGCAGCAGGCAGCCGGCTCGTGA